A portion of the Chromobacterium sp. IIBBL 290-4 genome contains these proteins:
- a CDS encoding DUF488 domain-containing protein translates to MNPSIRLVSVADCKAPPASGFLLAAKWPRQWPRSALQAGHWLPRVMPTEELVAWMHGDAQRWPVFCEIYWSDLAANPARWQPLLAAMRQGELVLLHACASGERTAIKALEAFLRHQAAAVKAA, encoded by the coding sequence ATGAATCCCTCAATTCGTTTGGTGTCGGTGGCCGATTGCAAGGCGCCGCCGGCTTCCGGTTTCCTTCTTGCGGCCAAATGGCCGCGTCAATGGCCGCGTTCCGCCTTGCAGGCGGGGCACTGGCTGCCGCGTGTCATGCCTACCGAGGAATTGGTGGCCTGGATGCACGGCGATGCCCAGCGCTGGCCGGTGTTCTGCGAAATCTACTGGTCGGATCTGGCCGCCAATCCGGCGCGCTGGCAGCCTTTGCTGGCCGCGATGCGCCAGGGCGAGCTGGTGTTGCTGCATGCTTGCGCCAGCGGCGAGCGCACGGCGATCAAAGCGCTGGAAGCGTTCCTGCGCCATCAGGCGGCTGCGGTCAAGGCGGCTTGA